One region of Haloprofundus salilacus genomic DNA includes:
- a CDS encoding DUF4442 domain-containing protein, which yields MSESLRTRLARLGFNLHPTYRSTGGRVRYIAADWSRVQVELPLTWRTKNVYGTLFGGSMYAAVDPVYVIMLNRRLGDDFTVWDRAAEIKFKKPGDRTLYADFRLSDEEVDAIYETLDPGESTDREYRLQLFDADGEVYVEVSKTLYVRREE from the coding sequence ATGAGCGAATCGCTCCGAACCCGTCTCGCGCGCCTCGGGTTCAACCTCCACCCGACGTATCGAAGCACCGGCGGCAGAGTTCGCTACATTGCCGCCGACTGGAGTCGCGTGCAGGTCGAGCTCCCGCTGACGTGGCGGACGAAGAACGTTTACGGGACGTTGTTCGGCGGCAGCATGTACGCCGCCGTCGACCCGGTGTACGTCATCATGCTGAACCGCCGCCTCGGCGACGACTTCACCGTCTGGGACCGCGCCGCGGAAATCAAGTTCAAGAAACCGGGCGACCGGACGCTGTACGCCGACTTCCGCCTTTCCGACGAGGAAGTCGACGCGATTTACGAGACGCTCGACCCCGGCGAGTCGACCGACCGCGAGTACCGACTGCAGTTGTTCGACGCCGACGGTGAGGTGTACGTCGAGGTGTCGAAGACGCTCTACGTCCGTCGTGAAGAGTGA
- a CDS encoding NAD-dependent epimerase/dehydratase family protein codes for MTKIAITGAAGNVGREALRAFEDTDHEVTPITHREHDDIDSVVLDVTDAEAFSEVLSGQDVLVHLAANPSPTADWESVFYTNIEGTQNAYEAAVENDLDRVVFASSNHAVHQYNVDAPDNPESLADPVRTVRPDDPTLPDSFYGVSKVSGEALGQLYAARHDVDVVNLRIGWLLPPEDLREKDTGPDVDSRFLRAMWLSPRDCRQVVRTAATAALEDDGLGDSGGEAVTVHGVSANDDRYLSLTETRHRIGYRPRDNSTVELDE; via the coding sequence ATGACGAAAATCGCGATCACCGGTGCGGCGGGAAACGTCGGCAGAGAGGCGCTGCGCGCGTTCGAGGACACCGACCACGAGGTGACGCCCATCACCCACCGCGAACACGACGACATCGACAGCGTCGTCCTCGACGTGACCGACGCCGAGGCGTTTTCGGAGGTGCTGTCGGGACAGGACGTACTCGTCCACCTTGCGGCGAACCCCTCGCCGACCGCCGACTGGGAGAGCGTCTTCTACACGAACATCGAGGGGACACAGAACGCCTACGAGGCGGCCGTCGAGAACGACCTCGACCGGGTCGTCTTCGCGTCCTCGAACCACGCCGTCCACCAGTACAACGTCGACGCCCCCGACAATCCGGAGTCGCTGGCAGACCCCGTGCGGACCGTCCGGCCCGACGACCCGACGCTGCCGGACTCCTTCTACGGCGTCTCGAAAGTCTCCGGCGAGGCGTTGGGGCAGTTGTACGCCGCTCGCCACGATGTCGACGTCGTCAACCTCCGAATCGGCTGGCTACTTCCGCCGGAGGACCTCCGCGAAAAAGACACCGGCCCCGACGTCGACTCTCGGTTTCTCCGCGCGATGTGGCTCAGCCCGCGCGACTGTCGGCAGGTCGTCCGCACCGCAGCGACGGCGGCGCTCGAAGACGACGGTCTCGGCGACAGCGGCGGCGAAGCGGTGACCGTCCATGGGGTCTCGGCGAACGACGACCGCTACCTCTCGCTGACCGAGACGCGGCACCGTATCGGCTACCGACCGCGCGACAACTCGACGGTCGAACTCGACGAGTAG
- a CDS encoding DUF7095 family protein: protein MERQEALDRVEALVDTVESETMPVPVREIWVYGDVALGLDPIDRLDVYLTKDIMMRGDADADRAAELEARFGVKGIGKSVSTDWAEQFPEHVRANDNGYAAPEKCLAAHLLDDGEPIHLEVCNASFDDNVTQRLRGAVARDAYEEILDPRGVCLWLDGQRGDETLEKLRGGELPFPTLSGALEMLGMDDDEAQTAATRMREYRAEQTGTTVRGDVV from the coding sequence ATGGAGCGACAGGAAGCCCTCGACCGCGTCGAAGCGCTCGTCGATACGGTGGAGTCGGAGACGATGCCCGTCCCCGTCCGCGAGATCTGGGTGTACGGCGACGTGGCGCTCGGACTTGACCCCATCGACCGCCTCGACGTCTACCTCACGAAGGACATCATGATGCGCGGCGACGCCGACGCGGACCGGGCGGCCGAACTCGAGGCCCGATTCGGCGTGAAGGGCATCGGCAAGAGCGTCTCCACCGACTGGGCCGAGCAGTTCCCCGAACACGTCCGCGCCAATGACAACGGCTACGCCGCCCCCGAGAAGTGTCTCGCGGCCCACCTGCTGGACGACGGCGAACCGATCCACCTCGAAGTCTGCAACGCGAGTTTCGACGACAACGTCACCCAGCGCCTCCGCGGGGCGGTCGCCCGCGACGCCTACGAGGAAATTCTCGACCCCCGCGGCGTCTGCCTCTGGCTGGACGGTCAGCGCGGCGACGAGACGCTCGAAAAACTCCGCGGCGGCGAATTGCCGTTCCCGACGCTCTCGGGCGCACTGGAGATGCTCGGCATGGACGACGACGAGGCCCAGACTGCGGCGACGCGGATGCGCGAGTACCGCGCCGAGCAGACGGGAACGACCGTCCGCGGCGACGTGGTCTGA
- a CDS encoding class I SAM-dependent methyltransferase: MRRFSAEYLSRTREGMWGGSREALADLDLPNRRRILDVGCGTGELARVLADEAPDAQVVGVDADPNLLRVAREQTGISAVAGDATRLPVVDDAADLVVCQALLSNLPDPRAAVSEFARASSDLVAAAEPDNASVGVDSTVDREVTLERSVREAYLDGVGTDVALGDRVSELFADAGLSDIRTRRHHQRKVVEPPYDDGDVQSARLKATGEGLDGYETELRRTLSAAEFDALRAEWREMGRSVVDQMQEGTYRRAEVVPFDVTVGRV, translated from the coding sequence ATGCGTCGGTTCTCCGCTGAGTATCTCAGTCGAACCCGAGAGGGCATGTGGGGCGGGTCGCGGGAAGCGCTGGCCGACCTCGACCTGCCCAATCGGCGTCGGATTCTCGACGTGGGGTGCGGCACGGGCGAACTCGCCCGCGTCCTCGCCGACGAAGCGCCCGACGCGCAGGTCGTCGGCGTCGACGCCGACCCGAACCTGCTCCGGGTCGCCCGCGAACAGACCGGTATCTCAGCCGTCGCCGGCGACGCGACGCGACTTCCCGTCGTCGACGACGCCGCTGACCTCGTCGTCTGTCAAGCCTTACTGAGTAACCTCCCCGACCCGCGCGCGGCCGTCTCCGAGTTCGCCCGTGCCTCCTCAGACCTCGTCGCGGCCGCCGAACCCGACAACGCCTCGGTCGGGGTCGACTCGACGGTCGACCGTGAAGTGACGCTCGAACGCAGCGTCCGCGAGGCGTATCTCGACGGCGTGGGGACGGACGTGGCGCTCGGCGACCGGGTCTCGGAACTGTTCGCCGACGCGGGCCTCTCCGATATTCGGACCCGCCGCCACCACCAGCGGAAAGTCGTCGAACCGCCGTACGATGATGGCGACGTGCAGAGCGCGCGACTGAAAGCGACCGGCGAGGGACTCGACGGCTACGAGACGGAACTCCGGCGGACGCTCTCGGCGGCGGAGTTCGACGCCCTCCGCGCCGAGTGGCGCGAGATGGGCCGGTCGGTGGTCGACCAGATGCAGGAAGGGACGTACCGACGCGCGGAAGTGGTCCCGTTCGACGTGACCGTCGGACGGGTGTAA
- a CDS encoding deoxyribonuclease IV, with amino-acid sequence MRVGAHVSIAGGVDNAVERQTNVGGNCGQIFTHSPQVWKHGEIADEDAAAFREGTEAELKGPWVIHSSYLVNLCTPKDGLREKSIDSMQKEVDAAARLGVEYVNVHLGAHTGAGVEQGLENAASALDKLDVPDGVTVLVESDAGSGTKLGGDFAHLAAVIEKADLEIDVCLDTAHAFAAGYDLSTAEGVDETVAAFDDEIGLEHLKCVHLNDSKHECGTNKDEHAHIGEGYIGEEGMDAFVNHPDLADVPLVLETPNGEEKGFEWNIARVKELREN; translated from the coding sequence ATGCGAGTCGGAGCACACGTCTCGATTGCGGGCGGCGTCGACAACGCCGTCGAACGGCAGACGAACGTCGGCGGCAACTGCGGGCAGATATTCACCCACTCCCCGCAGGTGTGGAAACACGGGGAGATAGCCGACGAAGACGCCGCGGCGTTCCGCGAGGGGACGGAAGCCGAGTTGAAGGGTCCGTGGGTCATCCACTCGTCGTATCTCGTCAACCTCTGCACCCCGAAGGACGGTCTCCGCGAGAAATCTATCGACTCGATGCAGAAGGAGGTCGACGCGGCGGCGCGACTCGGCGTCGAGTACGTCAACGTCCACCTCGGCGCGCACACCGGCGCGGGTGTCGAGCAGGGCCTCGAAAACGCCGCGTCGGCGCTCGACAAACTCGACGTTCCCGACGGCGTAACGGTGCTCGTCGAGAGCGACGCCGGCAGCGGCACCAAACTCGGCGGCGACTTCGCGCACCTCGCCGCCGTTATCGAAAAAGCCGACCTGGAAATCGACGTCTGTCTCGACACGGCCCACGCGTTCGCCGCGGGGTACGACCTCTCGACGGCCGAGGGCGTCGACGAGACGGTGGCCGCTTTCGACGACGAAATTGGTCTCGAACACCTGAAGTGCGTCCACCTGAACGACTCGAAACACGAGTGCGGGACGAACAAGGACGAACACGCCCACATCGGCGAGGGGTACATCGGCGAGGAGGGGATGGACGCGTTCGTCAACCACCCGGATCTCGCGGACGTGCCGCTGGTTCTGGAGACGCCGAACGGCGAGGAGAAAGGCTTCGAGTGGAACATCGCGCGCGTGAAGGAACTGCGCGAGAACTGA
- a CDS encoding redoxin domain-containing protein has protein sequence MGTTAPDVTGQLVRPDGNVAEESLSALAADKPVLLSFYTVDFSPDCIEEWCAFRDFDWFATGERVQVVGMSKSGVRIHRQFIKRLDLGFPLYSDADLDIAEAFGVDYRAFGISRQARRSCFLLDESMTVRYKWVGEHWLDPTRDTPPVGEIHEAVRAELGDEEETFGF, from the coding sequence GTGGGTACGACCGCCCCGGACGTCACCGGGCAGCTCGTTCGACCGGACGGAAACGTCGCGGAGGAGTCACTTTCGGCGCTGGCGGCGGACAAACCGGTGCTGCTGTCGTTTTACACCGTAGATTTCAGCCCCGACTGCATCGAGGAGTGGTGCGCGTTCCGCGACTTCGACTGGTTCGCGACCGGCGAGCGGGTGCAGGTCGTCGGCATGAGCAAATCCGGCGTGCGAATCCACCGGCAGTTCATCAAACGGCTCGACCTCGGCTTTCCGCTGTACTCCGACGCCGACCTCGACATCGCCGAGGCGTTCGGCGTCGACTACCGCGCGTTCGGCATCTCGCGGCAGGCGCGACGCTCCTGTTTTCTCCTCGACGAGTCGATGACGGTTCGGTACAAGTGGGTCGGCGAACACTGGCTGGACCCGACGCGCGACACGCCGCCGGTCGGCGAGATTCACGAGGCGGTTCGGGCGGAACTCGGCGACGAGGAGGAGACGTTCGGGTTCTGA
- a CDS encoding lipoate--protein ligase family protein: MTDDAPSADQQWRLVREESRSGPMNMALDEIAAETAADGGPRTVRVYRWEPSTLSLGYRQEPQTVDWALCEREGITVTRRQTGGGGIYHDAYGDISYSITAPAAELPSRLLDCYHLLCTPVLDGFERMGVDADFADEQLPAIHQPACYLRELHPAHDVVAGGRKISGNAQYRRRDAVIQHGSLTYSVLADRHLGVFADPGIDAKAFRERVTGIDEQADISREEAVSALEDALGEWVEAEEGEWTDEELDRARTRAREKYESDDWVRRRAESR; the protein is encoded by the coding sequence ATGACCGACGACGCGCCGTCGGCCGACCAGCAGTGGCGACTCGTCCGCGAGGAGTCCCGGTCGGGACCGATGAACATGGCGCTGGACGAGATCGCCGCCGAAACCGCCGCCGACGGCGGCCCGCGAACGGTTCGCGTCTACCGATGGGAGCCGAGCACGCTCTCGCTCGGCTACCGACAGGAGCCCCAGACGGTCGACTGGGCGCTCTGCGAGCGCGAGGGAATCACCGTCACGCGCCGCCAGACCGGCGGCGGCGGCATCTACCACGACGCGTACGGCGACATCTCCTACTCCATCACCGCCCCCGCGGCGGAACTGCCGAGTCGCCTGCTCGACTGCTATCACCTGCTCTGCACGCCGGTCCTCGACGGCTTCGAGCGGATGGGAGTCGACGCCGACTTCGCCGACGAGCAACTGCCGGCCATCCACCAACCGGCGTGCTACCTGCGGGAACTCCACCCCGCCCACGACGTGGTCGCCGGCGGGCGGAAAATAAGCGGCAATGCGCAGTACCGCCGCCGCGACGCCGTCATCCAGCACGGGTCGCTGACGTACAGCGTCCTCGCCGACCGACATCTCGGCGTGTTCGCCGACCCCGGCATCGACGCGAAGGCGTTCCGAGAGCGCGTCACCGGCATCGACGAGCAAGCCGATATCTCACGGGAAGAGGCGGTTTCGGCGCTCGAAGACGCACTCGGCGAGTGGGTCGAAGCCGAGGAAGGTGAGTGGACCGACGAGGAACTGGACCGCGCACGGACGCGAGCGCGGGAGAAGTACGAGTCCGACGACTGGGTCCGGCGGCGCGCCGAGTCGCGGTAG
- a CDS encoding helix-turn-helix domain-containing protein, producing the protein MSVVATLEHPTEQFPLQSTLATVPGLEIEAESVAAHGTDRLLAFVWMRCEDWGALDQALAADHTLTEAALLKNQGEKRLYRLDWAEGFEPVARLLDDEGATIMNASARNDAWTFRILFPHRDSLSRTLSITEKEAAGFSVQRIREFETAREGSNVDDMFGLTASQREALRAALDGGYYQVPRGAELSELAAELGISHQALSERLRRAHGHLAAYAAEQFGP; encoded by the coding sequence ATGAGCGTCGTCGCAACCCTCGAACATCCGACCGAGCAGTTCCCGCTTCAGAGCACGCTCGCCACTGTTCCAGGTCTCGAAATCGAAGCGGAGTCCGTCGCCGCCCACGGAACTGACCGCCTGCTCGCGTTCGTCTGGATGCGCTGTGAGGACTGGGGCGCGCTGGACCAGGCGCTGGCCGCAGACCACACGCTCACCGAAGCGGCGCTACTGAAAAATCAGGGTGAGAAACGGCTCTACCGTCTCGACTGGGCCGAAGGTTTCGAGCCGGTCGCCCGGTTGCTCGACGACGAGGGTGCGACAATTATGAACGCCTCCGCGCGCAACGACGCGTGGACGTTCCGCATCCTCTTTCCACACCGAGACTCGCTCTCGCGGACGCTCAGTATCACCGAAAAAGAAGCGGCTGGATTCTCCGTCCAGCGGATTCGTGAGTTCGAAACTGCCCGAGAAGGGTCGAACGTCGACGACATGTTCGGACTCACCGCCTCACAGCGCGAGGCGCTCCGAGCGGCGCTCGACGGCGGCTACTACCAGGTGCCGCGCGGGGCCGAACTCTCCGAACTCGCCGCCGAACTCGGAATCAGCCATCAGGCGCTCTCGGAACGACTCCGCCGCGCCCACGGTCACCTCGCCGCCTACGCGGCCGAACAGTTCGGCCCGTAA
- the gvpM gene encoding gas vesicle protein GvpM — protein MRPTRRSDDAVVDLLDVLLTEGVMIQADVVIVVAGIPLVGLQLRAALAGMETMTDYGLFSDWDSTVRGRALQRPNESRGVRPSSGRRPEPITPGGDDETGSD, from the coding sequence GTGAGACCGACGCGTCGCTCGGACGACGCGGTCGTCGATCTCCTCGACGTGTTGCTCACCGAGGGGGTGATGATACAGGCGGACGTGGTCATCGTCGTCGCGGGCATTCCGCTCGTCGGACTCCAACTGCGCGCAGCGCTGGCCGGGATGGAGACGATGACCGACTACGGACTGTTCAGCGACTGGGACAGTACGGTGCGCGGGCGAGCGCTCCAGCGACCGAACGAATCGCGAGGGGTCCGGCCTAGTTCGGGACGGCGTCCCGAACCGATTACGCCCGGCGGAGACGACGAGACAGGCTCGGATTAA
- the gvpL gene encoding gas vesicle protein GvpL: MSAPTAEPGTNVDDGRYVYCVVGVNEDDDESEWRESNGVDGAEAYLVAADGVGAVVHRCEATPNPSDLSAVKQSLLRHQHVVDAAGEAFGTPLPLRFGTVVEGGDASVERWLAETVETQRQYLNAFSGKWEYRIEVGWDEDALTETVQASDEKLGELAETLESSSEGTSFLVQKQYDKRLSELVYAEREERVAALAERLDPLVDEMEELGRPSVSLDDAGDSEGGPSFRVAVLAPEENEIPIGDVLDDVEADPATTEVQYTGPWPPYTFAPSLDDEEGTDDGDGRTTDAGDEARTTDGDAEAPDAGNAGGRSR; encoded by the coding sequence GTGAGCGCGCCGACCGCCGAACCGGGTACGAACGTCGACGACGGCCGGTACGTCTACTGCGTCGTCGGCGTCAACGAAGACGACGACGAATCCGAGTGGAGAGAGTCGAACGGCGTCGACGGCGCGGAGGCGTACCTCGTCGCGGCCGACGGCGTCGGCGCAGTCGTCCACCGCTGCGAGGCGACGCCGAACCCGAGCGACCTCTCGGCGGTCAAACAGTCGCTGCTCCGCCACCAGCACGTCGTCGACGCGGCGGGCGAGGCGTTCGGAACGCCGCTGCCGCTCCGGTTCGGAACCGTCGTCGAAGGCGGCGACGCGTCGGTCGAACGCTGGCTGGCGGAGACGGTCGAGACGCAGCGACAGTATCTCAACGCGTTCTCGGGCAAGTGGGAGTACCGTATCGAGGTCGGATGGGACGAAGACGCATTGACCGAGACGGTCCAAGCGTCCGACGAGAAACTGGGCGAACTCGCCGAGACGCTGGAGTCCTCCTCGGAGGGAACGTCGTTTCTCGTCCAGAAACAGTACGACAAGCGGCTTTCGGAGCTCGTGTACGCCGAGCGGGAAGAGCGCGTGGCGGCACTCGCCGAGCGGCTCGACCCGCTAGTCGACGAGATGGAGGAGCTCGGCCGCCCGTCGGTGTCGCTCGACGACGCCGGCGACTCCGAGGGCGGTCCCTCGTTTCGGGTCGCCGTCCTCGCGCCCGAAGAGAACGAGATACCCATCGGCGACGTTCTCGACGACGTCGAGGCGGACCCGGCGACGACCGAGGTGCAGTACACCGGCCCGTGGCCGCCGTACACGTTCGCACCGTCGCTCGACGACGAAGAAGGCACCGACGACGGAGACGGGAGAACAACCGACGCTGGCGACGAAGCGAGAACTACCGATGGCGACGCGGAAGCACCCGACGCCGGCAACGCGGGAGGTCGCTCGCGGTGA